Proteins encoded in a region of the Rhizobium sp. CC-YZS058 genome:
- the dprA gene encoding DNA-processing protein DprA codes for MAGEARRGITLTDRQRLAWLRLIRSDNVGPATFRDLINHFGSAETALQMLPELSRRGGSTRAIRIATVAEAERELALCLRFGARFVGIGEPEYPAALRQIEAAPPLLAVKGDVSLTALPALGIVGARNASISGAKFAAMIARDVGRSGYAIISGLARGIDTAAHRASLDTGTIAAMAGGLDQPYPPENADLLREITEGRGLAISEMPFGWEPRARDFPRRNRLIAGTALGLAVVEAASRSGSLISARLAGEFGRLVFAVPGSPLDPRCQGTNQLLKDGATLVTEPRDILEALAPLSRIDLFTRPQAEEPDEGEGRMPLPPAEDERSAVIDALGPTPVEIDDIIRHTGLGMGTVYLVLLELDLAGRLERHAGGLVSLAGDAA; via the coding sequence ATGGCGGGCGAGGCGCGCAGAGGCATCACCCTCACCGACCGCCAGCGTCTCGCCTGGCTGCGCCTCATCCGCAGCGACAATGTCGGCCCGGCCACCTTCCGCGATCTGATCAACCATTTCGGCTCGGCCGAAACGGCCCTGCAGATGCTTCCGGAGCTGTCCCGCCGGGGCGGCTCCACCCGCGCCATCCGAATCGCCACCGTTGCCGAGGCGGAGCGGGAACTGGCGCTCTGTCTTCGGTTCGGCGCCCGATTCGTCGGCATCGGCGAACCGGAATACCCCGCTGCCCTCCGCCAGATCGAGGCGGCACCTCCCCTTCTGGCAGTCAAGGGCGACGTGTCGCTCACAGCGCTCCCGGCGCTCGGGATCGTCGGGGCGCGCAATGCTTCGATCAGCGGCGCGAAGTTTGCGGCGATGATCGCCCGCGATGTCGGGCGCTCCGGCTATGCGATCATCTCCGGCCTGGCGCGCGGCATCGACACGGCCGCACACCGGGCCAGCCTCGATACCGGCACGATCGCCGCCATGGCCGGCGGGCTCGACCAGCCCTACCCGCCGGAAAACGCCGATCTTCTGCGGGAGATCACCGAGGGGCGCGGCTTGGCGATCAGCGAGATGCCCTTCGGCTGGGAGCCGAGGGCACGGGATTTTCCGCGCCGCAATCGTCTGATCGCCGGCACCGCCCTGGGGCTTGCGGTCGTGGAGGCGGCCAGTCGCTCCGGCTCGCTGATCAGCGCCCGGCTCGCCGGGGAGTTCGGCCGTCTGGTCTTTGCCGTTCCGGGATCGCCGCTCGACCCGCGCTGCCAGGGCACCAACCAGCTCTTGAAGGACGGCGCAACGCTCGTGACCGAACCGCGCGACATTCTCGAAGCCCTGGCGCCCCTCTCGCGCATCGACCTGTTCACCCGCCCGCAGGCGGAGGAACCCGACGAGGGCGAAGGCCGCATGCCGCTTCCGCCCGCCGAGGACGAACGCAGCGCCGTGATCGATGCGCTGGGCCCCACCCCTGTCGAGATCGACGACATCATCCGCCACACCGGACTGGGCATGGGGACCGTCTATCTTGTCCTGCTAGAACTTGATCTTGCCGGGCGGCTGGAGCGGCACGCCGGTGGGCTCGTGTCTCTGGCCGGTGATGCAGCTTAG
- a CDS encoding acyl-CoA dehydrogenase family protein: protein MTQTRTDPSLADLNQPKPWSGINAYRSDPLLSDVSASLPQAVRDDVEAIGKYVTSPEAQDLARMANQGVPQLRTHGPRGERLDVVEFHPAWHALMRRSMGAGLHSSIWEPNQDESGRAHKARALRFYLTAQLEAGHLCPLTMTSAALAALAAAPSVGAEWSPKILSRRYDSTNRPITQKSAVTIGMGMTEKQGGSDMRALTSSAERVGEGIYRLAGHKWFLSAPMSDAFVMLAKTREGIGCFLVPRLLEDGSANGLRLQRLKDKLGNRSNASAEVEFSETFGFVLGAPDSGLRTILDMVTLTRLDCAVASAGMMRASLAEAVHHTRGRQAFGRPLVAQPMMTRVLADMALDVAAASALSFRLADAFDRAPGNDAEAAYARIMTPVAKYWVTKIAPALIAEAMECLGGNGYIEDRPIARHYREAPVNAIWEGSGNVMALDVLRVLSRGRETFEPLFEIIGRDLGPAARKTVDVLRAALSLCERDEGAARLLMEQLALAAAAAELYRLGAGRIADAFLESRLAAGWRSTYGMLDSRFDCAAIVDLLYPAER from the coding sequence ATGACCCAGACTCGGACCGACCCCTCCCTTGCCGATCTCAACCAGCCCAAGCCCTGGTCGGGCATCAATGCCTATCGGTCCGATCCGCTGCTCAGCGACGTCTCGGCCTCGCTGCCGCAGGCAGTGCGCGATGATGTGGAGGCGATCGGCAAATATGTGACCTCGCCGGAAGCGCAGGATCTGGCGCGCATGGCCAACCAGGGCGTGCCGCAGCTGCGCACGCACGGGCCGCGCGGCGAGCGGCTGGATGTCGTCGAGTTTCACCCGGCCTGGCATGCGCTGATGCGCCGCTCCATGGGCGCGGGGCTGCATTCCTCGATCTGGGAGCCGAACCAGGATGAGAGCGGGCGGGCGCACAAGGCGCGGGCCCTGCGCTTCTATCTCACCGCCCAGCTCGAGGCCGGCCATCTCTGCCCGCTGACGATGACGAGCGCCGCGCTGGCCGCCCTGGCTGCCGCCCCGTCGGTCGGCGCCGAATGGAGCCCGAAGATCCTCTCGCGCCGCTATGATTCGACCAATCGGCCGATCACCCAGAAGAGCGCGGTGACGATCGGCATGGGTATGACGGAGAAGCAGGGCGGCAGCGACATGCGGGCGCTGACCTCCAGCGCCGAGCGGGTGGGCGAGGGGATCTACCGCCTGGCGGGCCACAAGTGGTTTCTCTCCGCGCCGATGAGCGACGCCTTCGTGATGCTGGCAAAGACGCGCGAGGGCATCGGCTGCTTTCTCGTTCCGCGCCTGCTGGAGGACGGTTCGGCCAATGGCCTGCGGCTGCAGCGGCTGAAGGACAAGCTCGGCAACCGGTCGAATGCCTCGGCCGAGGTCGAGTTTTCCGAGACATTCGGTTTCGTGCTGGGCGCCCCCGATTCGGGCCTGCGCACCATTCTCGACATGGTGACGCTGACGCGGCTCGACTGCGCGGTCGCGTCCGCCGGCATGATGCGGGCGAGTCTGGCCGAGGCGGTGCACCACACGCGCGGCCGACAGGCCTTCGGGCGGCCGCTGGTGGCGCAGCCGATGATGACGCGGGTTCTGGCGGACATGGCGCTCGATGTCGCGGCCGCGAGCGCGCTGTCCTTCCGCCTGGCGGATGCCTTCGACCGAGCGCCCGGCAACGATGCCGAGGCGGCCTATGCCCGGATCATGACCCCTGTCGCCAAATATTGGGTGACGAAGATCGCACCGGCATTGATTGCCGAGGCGATGGAGTGCCTGGGCGGCAATGGCTATATCGAGGACCGCCCGATCGCCCGGCATTACCGCGAGGCGCCGGTCAACGCCATCTGGGAAGGGTCGGGCAATGTCATGGCGCTTGACGTGCTGCGCGTGCTCTCCCGCGGCCGGGAGACCTTCGAGCCGCTGTTCGAGATCATCGGCCGCGATCTCGGGCCGGCAGCGCGCAAGACGGTGGACGTGCTGCGGGCCGCGCTGTCGCTTTGCGAGCGCGACGAGGGCGCAGCCCGGCTTCTGATGGAGCAGCTTGCGCTTGCGGCGGCGGCGGCGGAACTCTACCGCTTAGGGGCCGGGCGCATCGCCGATGCCTTCCTGGAATCCCGTCTGGCCGCAGGCTGGCGCTCGACCTACGGCATGCTCGATTCGCGCTTCGACTGCGCGGCGATTGTCGATCTGCTCTATCCGGCGGAGAGATAG
- a CDS encoding aspartate carbamoyltransferase catalytic subunit produces MDVFPHRHLLGIKGLTERDITLLLDKADEAVMISRQREKKTSTLRGLTQINLFFEASTRTQSSFELAGKRLGADVMNMSVGNSSVKKGETLIDTAMTLNAMHPDVLVVRHSSAGAAALLAQKVSCAVVNAGDGQHEHPTQALLDALTIRRAKGKLSRIIVAICGDVLHSRVARSNILLLNQMGARVRVVAPATLLPTGIADMGAEVFHSMEDGLKDADVVMMLRLQRERMAGSFVPSVREYFRYYGLDAEKLKAAREDALVMHPGPMNRGVEIASEIADGPQSVIEQQVEMGVAVRMAVMETLLVSQTKGPRA; encoded by the coding sequence ATGGATGTTTTTCCCCACCGTCATCTTCTCGGTATCAAGGGTCTGACGGAGCGGGATATCACGCTGCTGCTCGACAAGGCGGACGAGGCGGTCATGATCTCGCGGCAGCGGGAGAAGAAAACCTCCACGCTGCGCGGCCTCACGCAGATCAACCTGTTCTTCGAAGCCTCCACCCGCACGCAGAGCTCCTTCGAGCTCGCGGGCAAGCGGCTGGGTGCCGATGTCATGAACATGTCGGTCGGCAATTCCTCGGTCAAGAAGGGCGAAACGCTGATCGATACGGCGATGACGCTCAATGCCATGCATCCCGACGTGCTGGTGGTGCGCCATTCCTCGGCCGGTGCAGCGGCACTGCTTGCGCAGAAGGTGTCCTGCGCCGTTGTCAATGCCGGCGACGGGCAGCATGAACATCCCACCCAGGCGCTGCTCGACGCGCTGACGATCCGCCGCGCCAAGGGCAAGCTGTCGCGCATCATCGTGGCGATCTGCGGCGATGTCCTGCATTCGCGCGTCGCGCGCTCCAACATCCTGCTTCTCAATCAGATGGGTGCCCGGGTGCGCGTGGTCGCACCGGCGACGCTCCTGCCGACCGGCATCGCCGACATGGGGGCCGAGGTCTTCCACTCCATGGAAGACGGGCTGAAGGACGCCGATGTCGTCATGATGCTGCGGCTGCAGCGCGAGCGCATGGCCGGTTCCTTCGTGCCCTCGGTGCGCGAGTACTTCCGCTATTACGGCCTCGATGCCGAGAAGCTGAAGGCGGCGCGCGAGGATGCGCTGGTCATGCATCCCGGGCCGATGAACCGCGGCGTCGAAATCGCCTCGGAGATCGCCGACGGGCCGCAAAGCGTCATCGAACAACAGGTGGAGATGGGGGTCGCCGTGCGCATGGCCGTAATGGAAACCCTGCTCGTCTCGCAGACCAAGGGGCCCCGCGCATGA
- a CDS encoding dihydroorotase has product MSTLVLQNLRVLDPSRSLDAPGSILIRDGVILAAGPDALNQGMPEGATVEDCGGLLAVPGLVDARVFIGEPGAEHRETIESAARAAAAGGITSIIAMPDTDPVIDDIALVEFVQKTARDKAMITVHPAAALTKGLKGEEMTEFGLLREAGAVCFTNGRRGITDTSVLRRAMTYAREFSAVIALETRDPTLGANGVMNEGLLASWLGLPGVPREAEIIPLERDLRIAGLTRAAYHAAKISLPESVEAIQTARSRGAKATCAVSINHLALNENDIGEYRTFFKLSPPLRGEDDRAAMVQALAEDRIDIIVSSHDPQDVDTKRLPFSDAADGAIGLETMLAAALRLYHSGDVPLMRLIDALSTRPAKIFGLDSGTLKPGARADVTLIDLEEPWIVAREALVSRSKNTPFENARFTGRALRTYVAGRRVFG; this is encoded by the coding sequence ATGAGCACGCTTGTCCTTCAGAACCTGCGCGTGCTCGATCCCTCGCGCTCCCTCGACGCACCGGGCAGCATCCTTATCCGCGACGGCGTGATCCTCGCCGCCGGGCCCGACGCGCTGAACCAGGGCATGCCGGAGGGCGCGACCGTGGAAGACTGCGGCGGCCTTCTTGCCGTGCCCGGCCTGGTCGATGCGCGGGTCTTCATCGGCGAGCCCGGAGCCGAGCATCGCGAGACGATCGAGTCCGCCGCCCGCGCGGCCGCAGCCGGCGGCATCACCAGCATCATCGCCATGCCGGATACCGATCCGGTGATCGACGATATCGCGCTGGTCGAGTTCGTGCAGAAGACCGCGCGCGACAAGGCCATGATCACCGTCCATCCCGCCGCGGCGCTGACCAAGGGGCTGAAGGGCGAGGAGATGACCGAGTTCGGGCTCCTGCGCGAAGCCGGCGCCGTCTGCTTCACCAATGGGCGGCGCGGCATTACCGACACCTCCGTGCTTCGACGTGCCATGACCTATGCGCGCGAATTCAGCGCCGTCATCGCGCTCGAAACGCGCGACCCCACTCTCGGCGCCAACGGCGTCATGAACGAAGGCCTGCTGGCGAGCTGGCTCGGGCTTCCCGGCGTGCCGCGCGAAGCGGAAATCATTCCGCTCGAACGCGATCTGCGCATCGCCGGCCTGACGCGCGCTGCCTACCACGCCGCCAAGATCTCGCTGCCCGAATCGGTCGAAGCGATCCAGACTGCGCGCTCTCGCGGCGCGAAGGCCACCTGCGCAGTGTCGATCAATCATCTCGCCTTGAACGAGAACGACATCGGCGAGTACCGCACCTTCTTCAAGCTGAGCCCGCCGCTGCGCGGCGAGGATGATCGCGCTGCCATGGTGCAGGCCCTGGCCGAGGACCGCATCGACATCATCGTCTCCTCGCATGATCCGCAGGATGTCGATACCAAGCGCCTTCCCTTCTCCGACGCGGCGGATGGCGCGATCGGGCTCGAAACCATGCTCGCGGCCGCCCTCCGGCTCTATCACAGCGGGGACGTGCCGCTGATGCGTCTCATCGATGCGCTATCGACCCGTCCGGCCAAGATCTTCGGGCTCGACTCGGGCACGCTGAAGCCGGGGGCCCGTGCCGATGTGACGCTGATCGACCTCGAGGAACCCTGGATCGTGGCGCGGGAGGCCCTCGTCTCGCGCTCGAAGAACACGCCCTTCGAAAATGCCCGCTTTACGGGCCGCGCCCTTCGCACCTATGTTGCCGGTCGACGCGTCTTCGGCTAG
- the plsY gene encoding glycerol-3-phosphate 1-O-acyltransferase PlsY yields the protein MFDWPLPLGVTLLFLLFGYLLGSIPFGLLLTRAAGLGDVRKIGSGNIGATNVLRTGNKKLAAATLLLDALKGTAAATIAWHYAGPDAGIAAGLGAFLGHLFPVWLGFKGGKGIATYIGVLLGLAPLVVLVFAAVWLGVAKITRYSSLSALCATVVVPVVLLAAGYGRIGLLFVLLSLITWAKHHANIKRLLAGTESRIGQKG from the coding sequence ATGTTCGATTGGCCGCTTCCACTGGGCGTCACGCTTCTTTTCTTGCTGTTCGGCTATCTGCTGGGCTCGATCCCGTTCGGCCTGCTGCTGACCCGGGCCGCCGGCCTGGGCGATGTGCGCAAGATCGGTTCCGGCAACATCGGCGCCACCAATGTGCTGCGCACCGGCAACAAGAAGCTCGCCGCCGCCACCTTGCTCCTCGACGCCTTGAAGGGCACGGCGGCGGCCACGATCGCCTGGCACTATGCGGGTCCCGATGCCGGCATTGCCGCCGGTCTCGGCGCTTTTCTCGGCCATCTCTTCCCGGTCTGGCTTGGCTTCAAGGGCGGCAAGGGGATTGCCACCTATATCGGCGTGCTGCTGGGGCTTGCGCCCCTGGTCGTGCTGGTCTTCGCAGCGGTCTGGCTCGGGGTCGCGAAAATCACCCGCTACTCCTCCCTGTCCGCGCTCTGCGCCACGGTCGTCGTGCCGGTCGTGCTGCTTGCCGCCGGTTATGGCCGGATCGGCCTGCTCTTCGTCTTGCTCAGTCTCATCACCTGGGCCAAGCACCATGCCAACATCAAGCGCCTCCTCGCCGGCACGGAAAGCCGGATCGGCCAGAAGGGCTGA
- the topA gene encoding type I DNA topoisomerase, whose amino-acid sequence MNVVVVESPAKAKTINKYLGPGYKVLASFGHVRDLPAKDGSVRPDEDFAMSWEVDSASAKRLADIGAALKGSDGLILATDPDREGEAISWHVLDLLKKKKLIGDKPVKRVVFNAITKKAVLEAMANPRDIDVPLVDAYLARRALDYLVGFNLSPVLWRKLPGARSAGRVQSVALRLVCDRESEIERFVSEEYWNISALLRTPRGESFEARLVSENGKRLGPRAVSNGEQASALKAMLEGASYVVDSVEAKPVKRNPSPPFTTSTLQQAASSKLGFSASRTMQVAQRLYEGIDLGGETVGLITYMRTDGVQMAGEAIDAARKAIGEQFGARYVPDKPRIYSTKAKNAQEAHEAIRPTDFNRTPDQVRRFLDADQLRLYDLIWKRGIASQMAGAEIERTTVEITADASGGKAGLRAVGSVIRFDGFIAAYTDQREEGEPAGDEGEDDGRLPEINAREALAREKVNASQHFTEPPPRYSEASLIKKMEELGIGRPSTYAATLATLRDREYVTIDKRKLIPEAKGRLVTAFLESFFQRYVEYDFTASLEEKLDQISAGELNWKDVLRDFWKDFFAQIEDTKELRVTNVLDALNEELAPLVFPKREDGSDPRICQVCGTGKLSLKLGKYGAFVGCSNYPDCNFTRQLSSDGDAEAQASNEPQSLGKDPHTDEEITLRSGRFGPYVQRGEGKDAKRSSLPKGWTPASVDHEKAVALLSLPRDIGKHPESGKMISSGLGRYGPFVLHDGKYANLETIEDVFSIGLNRAVSVLADKQSKAGAGRGAAVAALKELGEHPDGGAITVRDGRYGPYVNWGKVNATLPKGKDPASVTLEEALPLLAERAAKSGVKTPKKAAAKTSKAKTTKAKAAEADGEVKPAKATKAKTAGKSAASKTSGAKTTAKPAAAKKTAAKAKKD is encoded by the coding sequence ATGAATGTCGTCGTCGTCGAATCGCCGGCCAAGGCCAAGACGATCAACAAATATCTTGGTCCCGGCTACAAGGTTCTGGCCTCCTTCGGCCATGTGCGCGACCTCCCGGCCAAGGACGGGTCCGTCCGACCGGACGAGGACTTCGCCATGTCGTGGGAAGTCGACAGCGCGTCGGCCAAGCGTTTGGCCGATATCGGTGCGGCACTGAAGGGCTCCGACGGCCTGATCCTGGCGACCGACCCGGATCGCGAAGGCGAGGCCATTTCCTGGCATGTCCTCGATCTTTTGAAGAAGAAGAAGCTGATCGGCGACAAGCCGGTCAAGCGCGTCGTCTTCAACGCGATCACCAAGAAGGCCGTGCTGGAAGCCATGGCCAATCCGCGCGATATCGACGTGCCGCTGGTCGATGCCTATCTCGCCCGCCGCGCGCTCGATTATCTGGTCGGCTTCAACCTTTCGCCGGTTCTCTGGCGCAAGCTGCCCGGTGCCCGCTCCGCCGGTCGTGTCCAATCCGTCGCGCTGCGGCTGGTCTGCGACCGGGAGTCCGAGATCGAGCGCTTCGTTTCGGAGGAGTACTGGAACATCTCCGCTCTGCTGCGCACCCCGCGTGGAGAGAGCTTCGAGGCGCGCCTTGTCTCGGAAAACGGCAAGCGCCTCGGCCCGCGCGCCGTTTCGAATGGAGAGCAGGCCTCCGCTTTGAAGGCTATGCTTGAAGGCGCATCCTACGTGGTGGACAGCGTCGAGGCGAAGCCGGTCAAGCGCAACCCTTCGCCGCCCTTCACCACCTCGACCCTTCAGCAGGCCGCCTCCTCCAAGCTCGGTTTTTCCGCCTCCCGCACCATGCAGGTGGCGCAGCGGCTCTATGAGGGCATCGACCTCGGCGGCGAGACGGTGGGTCTCATCACCTATATGCGAACCGATGGCGTGCAGATGGCCGGCGAGGCGATCGATGCGGCCCGCAAGGCGATCGGCGAGCAGTTCGGCGCCCGCTATGTGCCGGACAAGCCGCGTATCTACTCCACCAAGGCCAAGAATGCCCAGGAAGCGCACGAGGCGATCCGCCCCACCGATTTCAACCGCACGCCGGACCAGGTGAGGCGCTTCCTCGATGCCGACCAGCTGCGCCTCTACGACCTGATCTGGAAACGCGGCATCGCCAGCCAGATGGCCGGCGCCGAGATTGAACGGACGACGGTGGAAATCACCGCGGATGCGAGCGGCGGCAAGGCCGGCCTTCGCGCGGTCGGCTCGGTCATCCGCTTCGACGGCTTCATCGCCGCCTATACCGACCAGCGCGAAGAAGGCGAACCGGCCGGAGACGAGGGCGAGGACGATGGCCGCCTGCCGGAGATCAACGCCCGCGAGGCGCTGGCCCGCGAGAAGGTCAATGCCTCCCAGCATTTCACCGAACCGCCGCCGCGCTATTCGGAAGCAAGCCTGATCAAGAAGATGGAAGAGCTCGGCATCGGCCGTCCCTCCACCTATGCCGCGACGCTCGCCACGCTGCGCGACCGCGAATATGTGACGATCGACAAGCGCAAGCTGATCCCCGAGGCCAAGGGCCGGCTCGTCACCGCCTTCCTCGAAAGCTTCTTCCAGCGCTATGTCGAATATGACTTCACGGCCTCGCTCGAGGAGAAGCTCGACCAGATCTCGGCCGGCGAGCTGAACTGGAAGGACGTGCTGCGCGACTTCTGGAAGGACTTCTTCGCCCAGATCGAGGACACCAAGGAGCTGCGCGTCACCAACGTGCTCGACGCCTTGAACGAAGAGCTGGCGCCGCTGGTCTTTCCGAAGCGCGAGGACGGCAGCGATCCGCGCATCTGCCAGGTCTGCGGCACGGGCAAGCTGTCGCTGAAGCTCGGCAAGTACGGCGCCTTCGTCGGCTGCTCCAACTATCCGGACTGCAACTTTACCCGTCAGCTTTCCTCCGATGGCGATGCCGAGGCCCAGGCCTCGAACGAGCCGCAGTCGCTTGGCAAGGACCCGCATACGGACGAAGAGATCACGCTGCGCTCGGGTCGCTTCGGCCCGTACGTCCAACGCGGCGAAGGCAAGGATGCCAAGCGCTCGAGCCTGCCGAAGGGCTGGACACCGGCAAGCGTCGACCACGAGAAGGCCGTCGCCCTGCTCTCGCTGCCGCGCGACATCGGAAAGCATCCCGAAAGCGGCAAGATGATTTCTTCCGGCCTCGGCCGGTACGGGCCCTTCGTGTTGCATGACGGGAAATACGCCAATCTGGAAACGATCGAGGACGTGTTCTCGATCGGCCTCAACCGCGCGGTCTCCGTACTGGCCGACAAGCAGTCCAAGGCCGGTGCCGGCCGCGGGGCGGCGGTTGCGGCGCTGAAGGAGCTGGGCGAGCATCCGGATGGCGGCGCGATCACCGTGCGTGATGGCCGCTACGGGCCCTATGTCAACTGGGGCAAGGTCAATGCCACCCTGCCCAAGGGCAAGGATCCGGCCTCGGTCACGCTGGAGGAAGCCCTGCCGCTTCTGGCGGAACGGGCAGCCAAGAGCGGCGTGAAGACGCCGAAAAAGGCGGCCGCCAAGACCAGCAAGGCCAAGACGACCAAAGCCAAGGCTGCCGAGGCTGACGGCGAGGTCAAGCCCGCCAAGGCAACGAAGGCCAAGACAGCCGGCAAGAGCGCCGCATCGAAGACGAGTGGCGCCAAGACGACAGCGAAACCGGCAGCGGCGAAGAAGACCGCCGCGAAGGCGAAGAAGGACTGA
- the rnr gene encoding ribonuclease R: MSKLPRDGKERTGKPSVRLGRAAKVARLPAETVIIHGAVPPRDVLMQFIAENPDRASKREIAKAFGLKGEARVELKAALRALEDDGLVEKTRKTLTRPGALPPVALLDITTRDKDGELIARPAEWPEDAGVAPAVLVRQSSAQKAKGKTPVGGLGDRVLAKIFPNKDATGPAYTARIIKVLNRRRSANAALGVFRAMPGGTGRIMPIDKRGEELQVEASGVGEAKDGDLVEVDVSRTGRFGLARAEVKSIIGSVASEKAISMIAIHAHSIPYIFPDSVLREADAAGPASMVKREDWRTLPLITIDPADAKDHDDAVYAEPDTAEENAGGVIVTVAIADVSWYVRPKSALDQEALKRGNSVYFPDRVVPMLPERISNELCSLKENVDRPALAVRMRFTREGRKLGHSFHRIMMRSAAKLSYSQAQAAIDGQPDDKTGPLLEPILKPLWDAYRILTIGRDRRQPLELNMPERKILLKPDGTVDRVFVPDRLDAHRLIEEMMIQANVAAAETLEAKRQPLVYRVHDAPSLAKQETLREFLATLELSLVKGGNMRANHFNGILSKAEGKAYETMVNEMVLRSQSQAVYSPENIGHFGLNLMKYAHFTSPIRRYADLIVHRALVGALHLGEGGITPAEEGALDDIAAEISTFERRAMAAERDTVDRLIAHHLSARINEEFDGRVSGVTKAGLFISLPQYGADGFVPVSTLGRDYYIYDEAHQALTGEKTGLGYRLGDTVRVKLVEAVPLAGALRFEMLSEGRKLPTAVRSFHKATRRDRSPARKPGTRPPRGRR, from the coding sequence GTGAGCAAGCTTCCCCGCGATGGCAAGGAACGGACCGGCAAGCCATCGGTCCGCCTCGGCCGGGCGGCGAAGGTCGCCCGTCTCCCCGCCGAGACCGTGATCATTCACGGTGCCGTCCCGCCACGCGATGTGCTGATGCAGTTCATCGCCGAAAACCCGGACCGCGCCTCCAAGCGCGAGATCGCCAAGGCGTTCGGGCTGAAGGGCGAGGCGCGCGTCGAGCTGAAGGCGGCGCTGCGGGCGCTGGAGGATGACGGGCTCGTCGAAAAGACCCGCAAGACGCTGACGCGTCCGGGCGCCCTGCCCCCGGTGGCGCTGCTCGACATTACGACACGCGACAAGGATGGCGAGCTGATCGCCCGTCCCGCCGAATGGCCGGAGGATGCCGGCGTGGCGCCCGCCGTGCTGGTGCGCCAGTCGAGCGCGCAGAAGGCCAAGGGCAAGACGCCGGTCGGCGGGCTGGGCGACCGCGTGCTCGCCAAGATCTTCCCGAACAAGGACGCGACCGGGCCGGCCTACACCGCCCGGATCATCAAGGTCCTCAACCGTCGTCGCAGCGCCAATGCGGCGCTCGGCGTGTTCCGGGCCATGCCGGGCGGCACCGGCCGCATCATGCCGATCGACAAGCGCGGCGAGGAGCTTCAGGTAGAGGCCTCCGGTGTCGGCGAGGCGAAGGACGGCGATCTCGTCGAGGTCGATGTGTCGCGCACCGGCCGCTTCGGCCTGGCGCGGGCGGAGGTGAAGTCCATCATCGGCTCGGTGGCCTCGGAGAAGGCGATCTCCATGATCGCCATCCATGCCCATTCGATCCCCTATATCTTCCCCGACAGCGTGCTGCGCGAAGCCGACGCCGCCGGCCCGGCCAGCATGGTCAAGCGCGAGGACTGGCGGACCCTGCCGCTGATCACCATCGATCCCGCCGACGCCAAGGACCATGACGACGCGGTCTATGCCGAGCCGGACACGGCAGAGGAGAATGCGGGCGGCGTGATCGTGACGGTCGCGATCGCCGATGTCTCCTGGTATGTGCGTCCGAAGTCGGCGCTCGACCAGGAGGCGCTGAAGCGCGGCAACTCGGTCTATTTTCCGGACCGTGTCGTGCCCATGCTGCCCGAGCGGATTTCCAACGAGCTCTGCTCGCTCAAGGAGAATGTCGACCGGCCGGCGCTCGCCGTGCGCATGCGCTTCACCAGGGAAGGCCGCAAGCTCGGCCACAGCTTCCACCGCATCATGATGCGCAGCGCCGCCAAGCTCTCCTACAGCCAGGCGCAGGCGGCGATCGACGGGCAGCCGGACGACAAGACGGGGCCGCTGCTGGAACCCATCCTGAAGCCGCTGTGGGACGCCTACCGCATCCTCACCATCGGCCGCGACCGGCGCCAGCCGCTCGAGCTGAACATGCCCGAGCGAAAGATCCTGCTGAAGCCCGATGGCACGGTCGACCGTGTTTTCGTGCCCGACCGCCTCGACGCCCACAGGCTGATCGAGGAGATGATGATTCAGGCCAATGTCGCCGCCGCCGAGACGCTGGAAGCCAAGCGTCAGCCACTCGTCTACCGGGTCCATGATGCGCCGTCGCTCGCCAAGCAGGAGACGCTGCGCGAATTCCTGGCCACGCTCGAGCTCTCGCTCGTCAAGGGCGGCAACATGCGCGCCAACCATTTCAACGGCATCCTCTCGAAGGCCGAGGGCAAGGCCTATGAGACGATGGTCAACGAGATGGTGCTGCGCTCGCAGAGCCAGGCGGTCTATAGCCCTGAGAACATCGGCCATTTCGGCCTCAACCTGATGAAATACGCCCATTTCACCTCGCCGATCCGCCGCTACGCCGACCTGATCGTGCATCGCGCCCTGGTCGGCGCCCTGCATTTGGGCGAAGGCGGCATCACGCCGGCCGAGGAGGGCGCGCTCGACGACATCGCCGCCGAGATCTCCACCTTCGAGCGCCGCGCCATGGCGGCCGAGCGCGACACGGTCGACCGGCTGATCGCCCATCACCTCAGCGCCCGCATCAACGAGGAGTTCGACGGCCGCGTTTCCGGCGTGACGAAAGCCGGACTTTTCATCTCCCTGCCACAGTATGGCGCCGATGGCTTTGTACCGGTGTCCACGCTCGGCCGGGATTACTACATCTATGACGAGGCTCATCAGGCGCTGACCGGCGAGAAGACCGGCCTCGGCTACCGGCTGGGCGATACGGTGCGGGTGAAGCTGGTGGAGGCCGTGCCGCTTGCCGGCGCACTGCGTTTCGAAATGCTGAGCGAGGGCCGCAAGCTGCCGACGGCGGTGCGGTCCTTCCACAAGGCCACGCGGCGCGACCGCAGCCCGGCCCGCAAACCCGGCACCCGGCCGCCGCGCGGCCGACGGTAA